In Propionimicrobium sp. PCR01-08-3, one DNA window encodes the following:
- a CDS encoding MFS transporter, whose product MPLRERALASGLFDTGGAVGAAIVYPIVAGIIALSGWRTLFLVCGVVGIIWALLWIWLYRRPQQHPRIGKAELDMLNVDQARNHPGEAAYSLWAMLSSGKVWGLILAFLTRGFSQSFFMTWLPTFLATVYGFTLLQTGTLAAIPIVCGVVGNLLGGFFTDGWSRSASRSVSPASSPLRWACSRP is encoded by the coding sequence GTGCCGTTGCGTGAGCGCGCGTTGGCCTCCGGCCTGTTCGATACCGGCGGTGCCGTCGGTGCGGCGATCGTCTATCCGATCGTCGCCGGCATCATCGCACTGTCGGGATGGCGAACCTTGTTCCTGGTCTGCGGTGTGGTCGGCATCATCTGGGCATTGCTGTGGATCTGGCTCTACCGTCGTCCGCAGCAGCACCCGCGCATCGGCAAGGCCGAACTCGACATGCTCAATGTGGATCAAGCACGTAACCACCCGGGCGAAGCCGCCTACTCGCTGTGGGCGATGCTGAGCAGCGGCAAGGTCTGGGGCCTGATCCTCGCCTTCCTCACCCGTGGCTTCTCGCAGAGCTTCTTCATGACCTGGCTGCCGACCTTCCTGGCCACGGTCTACGGCTTCACCTTGCTGCAAACCGGAACCCTCGCGGCTATCCCGATCGTGTGCGGTGTCGTTGGTAACCTGCTCGGCGGGTTCTTCACCGATGGCTGGTCAAGATCGGCAAGTCGCTCGGTTTCTCCCGCAAGCTCACCATTACGCTGGGCGTGCTCTCGGCCATGA
- a CDS encoding enolase C-terminal domain-like protein has protein sequence MIGGQVHEYLPTHLSVFASSLDDLVRKVGVRVSQGFTKFRAMVEGPDFGHPKLTAKQFASSTAEILTTLTAAYGDELGFTVDVHGRYEPQELFHIAQALEPFNLVYLEDPFPPEHLDWLPLLRSKTAQPIAIGEVFTLPEQYQKALADHSIDVVRSHLSMIGGFTPGLKLAHVAEYFGSQVTFHGPTDLSPVGHAANIAIELASPNVRVHEHHQPAEQTQRIFPGAPIAEAGRIYPWMKPGWGVDFIPEEAAKYPALPDEALSSLEGHRSYDGVVARP, from the coding sequence TTGATAGGTGGCCAGGTTCACGAATATCTGCCGACCCATCTGTCGGTTTTCGCGAGCTCGTTGGACGACCTCGTCCGCAAGGTCGGCGTGCGGGTGTCGCAGGGATTCACCAAGTTCCGGGCGATGGTCGAGGGGCCCGACTTCGGGCATCCGAAGCTGACCGCGAAGCAGTTCGCGTCCAGTACCGCAGAGATCTTGACCACTCTCACCGCCGCGTACGGCGATGAGTTGGGGTTCACCGTCGACGTGCATGGACGCTACGAGCCGCAGGAGCTCTTCCATATCGCGCAGGCTCTCGAACCCTTCAACCTGGTGTATCTCGAAGATCCGTTTCCGCCCGAGCACCTCGACTGGCTGCCGCTGCTGCGCTCGAAGACCGCCCAGCCGATCGCGATCGGTGAGGTCTTCACCCTTCCCGAGCAGTATCAAAAGGCGCTCGCCGATCACAGCATCGATGTGGTTCGCAGCCATTTATCGATGATCGGCGGCTTTACTCCGGGTTTGAAGCTCGCCCACGTGGCCGAGTATTTCGGCTCGCAGGTGACCTTCCATGGGCCGACTGATCTGAGCCCCGTCGGGCATGCCGCGAATATCGCGATCGAGCTGGCCAGCCCGAATGTTCGCGTCCATGAGCATCATCAGCCCGCGGAGCAGACACAGCGGATCTTCCCCGGCGCGCCGATCGCCGAGGCCGGACGCATCTATCCATGGATGAAGCCGGGCTGGGGAGTTGACTTCATTCCTGAAGAGGCCGCCAAGTATCCGGCGCTGCCCGATGAGGCGTTGTCGTCCTTGGAAGGGCACCGCTCATACGACGGAGTCGTTGCCCGCCCGTAG
- a CDS encoding TIGR01906 family membrane protein yields the protein MKRVASVLASIAVAGAILGNSVAVVLASTFSYRWFSAGAVNNYQLTNAEMQANYDRVVHFSLFPWVSELQLETLPMSDSGRQHFADAKDIFQVFVQGGLICLVVAVMIGIWLWRRHHASGFLTAGGILTLATPLVIATPLLIDFDKAFVAFHEIFFSNDLWIFDPKTDPIINYLPESLFMRNAFAILTVMIVLSVAAIICGRKARSRAKADRAAA from the coding sequence ATGAAGAGAGTCGCGAGCGTACTGGCCTCAATCGCTGTGGCCGGCGCCATCCTCGGCAATTCTGTGGCAGTGGTGCTTGCGTCAACCTTCAGCTACCGCTGGTTTTCTGCAGGTGCGGTCAACAACTATCAACTCACCAATGCCGAAATGCAGGCCAACTATGACCGGGTGGTGCATTTCAGCCTTTTCCCGTGGGTGAGCGAGCTGCAATTAGAGACCTTGCCGATGTCCGATTCGGGACGCCAGCACTTCGCCGACGCGAAAGACATCTTCCAAGTGTTCGTTCAGGGTGGGTTGATCTGCCTCGTGGTGGCCGTCATGATCGGGATCTGGTTGTGGCGCAGGCACCATGCGTCCGGGTTCCTGACGGCGGGCGGGATCCTCACGTTGGCGACGCCATTGGTGATCGCGACTCCGCTGCTCATCGACTTCGACAAGGCCTTCGTGGCCTTCCACGAGATCTTCTTCAGCAATGACCTTTGGATCTTCGATCCGAAGACCGACCCCATCATCAACTATCTGCCCGAGTCGCTGTTCATGCGCAATGCATTCGCGATCTTGACCGTCATGATCGTGCTCAGCGTCGCCGCGATCATCTGCGGACGCAAGGCCCGGTCACGGGCCAAGGCAGACCGCGCTGCTGCTTGA
- a CDS encoding type II toxin-antitoxin system RelE/ParE family toxin, protein MIVSFRHKGLEALYRSGSKKGVQSDHVPKLTRILSLLDVAQQPSDLDLPGFRLHELKGDLARHWSVRVNGKWRVTFKFVGQDVELVDYRDYH, encoded by the coding sequence ATGATCGTTAGCTTTCGACACAAGGGCCTTGAGGCGCTGTATCGAAGTGGTTCGAAGAAGGGAGTGCAGAGCGACCATGTACCGAAACTCACTCGCATACTCTCACTGCTTGATGTCGCACAACAGCCGTCCGATCTCGATCTACCTGGTTTTCGGTTGCATGAGCTAAAGGGCGATCTGGCAAGGCACTGGTCCGTGAGGGTCAACGGGAAGTGGCGCGTAACGTTCAAATTTGTCGGTCAGGATGTGGAACTCGTCGACTATCGCGATTATCACTGA
- a CDS encoding HigA family addiction module antitoxin, with protein sequence MVMRNPVHPGAILREDVLPELGLTVNEAAARLGISRVALSRVLHEHARISSNLAVRLEEAGVGTAHVWLALQSAYDLATERAAGVPKVRRLDAA encoded by the coding sequence ATGGTTATGCGGAACCCGGTGCATCCCGGCGCGATTCTTCGTGAGGATGTGCTTCCAGAACTCGGACTTACCGTTAACGAGGCCGCTGCACGGCTGGGTATTTCGCGTGTAGCTCTTAGTCGCGTACTGCATGAACATGCCCGCATCTCGTCAAACCTGGCAGTGCGACTCGAAGAAGCGGGCGTGGGTACGGCTCACGTGTGGCTCGCATTGCAGTCGGCATATGATTTGGCAACCGAGCGTGCGGCCGGTGTGCCCAAGGTGCGTCGCCTTGATGCTGCCTGA
- a CDS encoding YbaK/EbsC family protein — MRNPIFGKLDPLPALEHPELLAPSTFAAVQQYVPDALVAQIDPALSDTEVMCANYGVPLSASANIVLITGKRNGEVRKVACQVLADQRLDINHFVRQTLGVRKCSFASMDDAVASSGMPYGAITPVGLPDDWPLWVDGAVADTEWICIGAGVREAKLFLPGADLLKLPTAIRQDGMAQSASA; from the coding sequence ATGCGTAATCCGATCTTCGGCAAACTTGATCCCCTTCCCGCGCTCGAACACCCCGAGTTGCTGGCGCCGTCGACTTTCGCCGCGGTGCAGCAGTATGTGCCGGATGCGCTGGTCGCGCAGATCGATCCGGCATTGAGCGATACCGAGGTGATGTGCGCTAACTACGGAGTGCCGTTGAGCGCGTCCGCAAATATTGTGCTTATCACCGGCAAACGCAACGGTGAGGTGCGCAAGGTCGCGTGCCAGGTGTTGGCAGATCAGCGGCTCGACATCAACCATTTCGTCCGGCAAACCCTGGGTGTGCGTAAGTGCTCGTTCGCGTCCATGGACGACGCGGTGGCGTCCTCGGGAATGCCATACGGCGCGATCACTCCGGTCGGGCTCCCGGATGACTGGCCGCTGTGGGTCGACGGCGCAGTCGCCGACACCGAATGGATCTGTATCGGCGCCGGAGTGCGGGAAGCCAAGCTGTTCTTGCCCGGAGCCGATCTGCTCAAGTTGCCCACCGCGATCCGCCAGGATGGCATGGCACAGTCGGCCTCTGCGTGA
- a CDS encoding galactokinase family protein, whose product MKLPDLKRELALGEFDDQIQHVYAGDHSELEESRIRFARLIARFGSVFGADGEAALFSAPGRTEIGGNHTDHQHGHVLAGAVNLDMAACAGRNDSSVIRISSAGFPDLEVDTDDLEPDESEYGSSTALVRGICRAAADRGYRIAGWNACITSDVPGGSGLSSSAAYEILVGVIVNHLFCNDELTAVELAQVGQYAENVFFGKPSGLMDQMASSLGNVVHIDFGDPAAPGIEPVDFDMAASGHVLCIIDSGADHADLTDEYAAIANEMRSVAGHFGKQFLNKVDPDEFWADLAEVRAEAGDRGVLRAAHFFAETKRAPEQAAALAEGRFDDFLALVRASGISSATLLQNLFGCSDPGQQAVGVSLALAEHLLDGRGAARVHGGGFAGTIQAWVPAEMAEDFRQGMDAVLGEGKCQIVRIRPVGGAVIAG is encoded by the coding sequence GTGAAACTTCCAGATCTCAAACGTGAGCTTGCGTTGGGCGAGTTCGATGATCAGATTCAGCACGTTTATGCAGGCGACCACTCCGAATTGGAGGAGTCCCGCATCAGATTCGCCAGACTGATCGCTCGTTTCGGATCCGTATTCGGCGCGGATGGCGAGGCCGCGCTTTTCTCTGCACCCGGACGCACCGAGATCGGCGGCAATCACACCGACCACCAGCACGGGCACGTGCTCGCCGGTGCCGTAAACCTCGACATGGCCGCCTGTGCCGGACGCAACGACTCGTCGGTTATCCGGATCTCTTCGGCGGGATTCCCCGACCTTGAAGTGGACACCGACGACCTTGAGCCGGACGAATCCGAGTACGGCAGCTCAACGGCACTGGTCCGCGGTATCTGCCGGGCCGCCGCCGATCGCGGATACCGGATCGCCGGTTGGAATGCCTGCATCACTTCCGATGTACCCGGCGGATCAGGGCTATCATCCTCGGCTGCCTACGAGATCTTGGTCGGCGTCATCGTCAACCATCTCTTCTGCAATGACGAGCTCACCGCGGTCGAGCTCGCCCAGGTCGGGCAGTATGCCGAGAATGTCTTTTTCGGAAAGCCCTCGGGCTTGATGGATCAGATGGCCAGCTCGCTCGGCAATGTCGTTCATATTGATTTCGGCGATCCGGCGGCGCCCGGCATCGAACCGGTCGACTTCGACATGGCCGCTTCGGGCCACGTGCTGTGCATCATCGATTCCGGCGCCGATCATGCCGACCTGACCGACGAATACGCGGCCATCGCCAATGAGATGCGGTCGGTGGCCGGGCATTTCGGCAAGCAGTTCTTGAACAAGGTCGACCCGGACGAGTTCTGGGCGGATCTAGCCGAGGTGAGAGCCGAGGCCGGGGATCGGGGCGTACTGCGGGCGGCGCATTTCTTCGCCGAAACCAAGCGCGCTCCCGAGCAGGCCGCTGCTCTGGCCGAAGGGCGATTCGACGACTTCTTGGCATTGGTACGTGCGTCGGGAATCTCGTCCGCCACCTTGTTGCAGAATCTCTTCGGCTGTTCTGATCCTGGTCAGCAGGCGGTCGGCGTATCCCTCGCACTCGCCGAGCACCTTCTTGATGGACGCGGGGCCGCCCGCGTCCACGGCGGAGGTTTCGCCGGCACGATCCAGGCCTGGGTACCGGCCGAGATGGCCGAAGACTTCCGTCAAGGCATGGACGCAGTACTCGGCGAGGGCAAATGCCAGATCGTCCGCATCCGCCCGGTCGGCGGCGCCGTCATCGCCGGCTGA
- a CDS encoding phage major capsid protein, whose translation MSVDTTTATELTYEQIQKILIAPLQEQSVFLAAGPRIFDTAGPIRIPKNQPATAEGLGFTGENEQIGERDIEFDEVTLMPSTMKSVKTLTRYSNELARQSAIGLDAAIKDRLVNDVAAKLDAQFLSAAGDGVTTPKGLFAYTGTQTLAVGGALSLDALLTAWGLALAANVNMAGLKWLLTPGDFVALRKVKDKNDQYLLQADPTADGVFRLWGCPVVVSSRIPDDAETGRAALVDFSQIAVARDMAPSVKILTERFADYDQQAIRVVARYDAAPLNPEAIVTLTGITR comes from the coding sequence ATGTCTGTCGACACCACTACCGCAACCGAACTCACGTACGAGCAAATCCAGAAGATCCTCATCGCGCCGCTGCAAGAGCAGAGCGTCTTCCTCGCCGCAGGCCCGCGCATCTTCGACACCGCCGGACCTATCCGCATCCCGAAGAACCAGCCGGCGACCGCCGAAGGGCTCGGCTTCACCGGCGAGAACGAACAGATCGGTGAGCGCGACATCGAGTTCGACGAAGTCACCCTGATGCCGTCCACGATGAAGTCCGTCAAGACGCTGACCCGCTACTCGAACGAGCTGGCCCGCCAGTCCGCCATCGGCCTGGACGCAGCTATCAAGGACCGGCTCGTCAACGACGTGGCAGCCAAGCTCGATGCGCAGTTCCTGTCGGCTGCCGGCGACGGCGTCACGACTCCCAAGGGCCTGTTCGCCTACACCGGCACGCAGACCCTCGCTGTGGGCGGTGCGTTGAGCCTCGACGCACTCTTGACCGCCTGGGGCCTGGCCCTGGCCGCCAACGTCAACATGGCCGGCCTCAAGTGGCTGCTGACCCCCGGTGACTTCGTAGCGCTGCGTAAGGTCAAGGACAAGAACGACCAGTACCTTCTGCAGGCCGATCCCACCGCCGACGGCGTGTTCCGGCTGTGGGGATGCCCGGTCGTCGTGTCCAGCCGCATCCCGGACGACGCCGAGACCGGTCGCGCAGCTCTCGTCGACTTCTCTCAGATCGCCGTGGCCCGCGACATGGCCCCGAGTGTGAAGATCCTGACCGAGCGGTTCGCCGACTACGACCAGCAGGCGATCCGCGTGGTGGCCCGCTACGACGCCGCACCGCTGAACCCTGAAGCGATCGTCACCCTGACCGGCATCACCCGCTGA
- a CDS encoding phage portal protein: MMDQLTRMLTALDAGAARRATLENYYAGTQPLAFLTPEAREAIGTRFNRMASNVPRIAVHSLAERLRVTGLTIDGQAAPQLWNDWLANDLDQTSGVVHREALVLGESFVIVWADAVGTPLVTVESAHQVAVERDPATRAVVAAVKRWTAGAPDQPTGTEAVLYLPDQIIRLHSDAVGATSGFTTTTVVPNAFGVVPVIPFSGSDRILSGPSSELDDIIPLADGLNKLLADLMVSSEYSGRPRRWATGIEAIEVEDEDGETHAVNPFPETNRMMLAEDPASKFGQLDATDLAGYEAAVRVLQAQLSAVSGLPPHYLGAYGDQPASADSLRASEASLTARVEARQSAFGRSWEQVARLMVAVRTGQDPAEIKARISWADPATRSVAQDADAAVKLVAAGVLPREYALRKLGYSNDEIIQINNQMAGASNE, encoded by the coding sequence ATGATGGATCAATTGACAAGAATGCTGACCGCGCTCGATGCCGGGGCGGCACGACGAGCGACACTTGAGAACTACTATGCCGGGACGCAGCCCTTGGCGTTCCTGACGCCCGAGGCACGGGAGGCTATCGGCACCCGGTTCAATCGCATGGCCTCGAACGTGCCGCGTATCGCGGTGCACTCGCTGGCCGAGCGGTTGCGGGTCACCGGGCTGACGATCGATGGGCAGGCCGCGCCGCAGCTGTGGAATGACTGGCTGGCCAACGACCTGGACCAAACATCTGGTGTGGTGCATCGCGAAGCCTTGGTGCTCGGTGAATCCTTCGTGATCGTCTGGGCCGATGCCGTCGGGACCCCGCTGGTGACTGTGGAGAGCGCCCACCAGGTCGCCGTCGAGCGAGATCCTGCGACCAGGGCTGTGGTGGCTGCTGTGAAGCGCTGGACGGCCGGGGCACCTGACCAGCCCACCGGCACCGAGGCCGTGCTGTATTTGCCCGACCAGATCATCCGACTGCACTCGGACGCCGTAGGAGCCACTAGCGGCTTCACGACCACCACTGTGGTGCCCAACGCGTTCGGCGTGGTCCCGGTGATCCCGTTCTCGGGCTCGGATCGTATCTTGAGCGGGCCCTCGTCCGAACTCGACGACATCATCCCGTTGGCCGACGGTTTGAACAAGCTGCTCGCCGATCTGATGGTGTCGAGCGAGTACAGCGGCCGCCCGCGCAGATGGGCGACCGGTATCGAGGCGATCGAGGTCGAGGACGAGGACGGGGAAACCCACGCGGTGAACCCGTTCCCCGAAACCAACCGGATGATGCTCGCCGAAGATCCCGCCTCGAAGTTCGGCCAGCTCGACGCCACTGACCTCGCCGGATACGAAGCCGCCGTCAGGGTGCTGCAGGCCCAACTCTCCGCTGTCTCGGGACTCCCGCCGCACTACCTGGGTGCCTACGGTGACCAGCCGGCCAGCGCCGATTCCTTGCGGGCGTCCGAAGCCTCGCTGACGGCGAGGGTTGAGGCCAGGCAGTCGGCATTCGGCCGGAGCTGGGAGCAAGTCGCCCGGCTGATGGTGGCCGTCAGGACCGGCCAAGACCCCGCCGAGATCAAGGCCCGCATCTCGTGGGCCGACCCCGCCACCCGCAGCGTCGCACAGGACGCCGACGCTGCCGTGAAGCTCGTGGCCGCAGGTGTGCTGCCCCGTGAATACGCCCTGCGCAAGCTCGGCTACAGCAACGACGAAATTATCCAGATCAACAACCAGATGGCAGGAGCAAGCAATGAGTGA
- a CDS encoding terminase large subunit, with product MKAGPKGSAVEAPLEWSPRSKGARQFALFCSKYVVTPKGTGARKPMKLRDWQIELAGSLLDDPRPRMALWSLPRGQGKSTLVAALGLFHVFMSGIEGARVVIVAQDERSSSRLLHIAARMVELNEDMGERCQVYKDRIYMPGSDSQILALPGESARIEGEDASLAIMDEIGFCRRDAYESLVNSTGKRAESQMLMIGTPSPPSWRETSPMLDLVLEARANPQPDLALVEYAGDIGHPVDCEHCWAQANPGLDDLVSRPHLKSVLPPRTRESEFRRARLGEWVEQDDASLLPAGLWAELATGEIIPDGADVVLSLDGSFNGDSTALLVTQVSTSPLMNLGGIWEPPAGQDDYRVPILEVEDRIRELAKQYKVIELTADPYRWARTLQVIAEEGIPTTEFPQTAVRMTPATNDFVQSCLNHEVSHDGTPDLARHIGNAILTDDVRGVRIRKENKSSARHIDLAVTAIMGHSRATWKATHKPKRRRAMSF from the coding sequence GTGAAGGCGGGTCCGAAGGGCTCTGCGGTTGAGGCCCCGCTTGAGTGGTCCCCGAGGTCGAAGGGTGCTCGTCAGTTCGCTCTTTTCTGCTCGAAGTACGTCGTCACCCCGAAGGGCACGGGCGCGCGTAAGCCGATGAAGCTGCGGGATTGGCAGATCGAGTTGGCCGGCTCTTTGCTGGATGATCCGAGGCCGCGTATGGCGTTGTGGTCGTTGCCTCGTGGCCAGGGTAAGTCGACTCTGGTGGCCGCCTTGGGGCTCTTCCACGTGTTTATGAGCGGTATCGAGGGCGCGCGGGTCGTGATCGTGGCTCAGGACGAGCGGTCGAGTTCTCGTCTGCTGCATATCGCGGCGAGGATGGTCGAGCTGAACGAGGATATGGGCGAGCGCTGCCAGGTCTACAAGGACCGCATTTACATGCCTGGTAGCGATTCCCAGATCTTGGCTCTGCCTGGTGAGTCGGCCCGGATCGAGGGTGAGGACGCGTCGCTGGCGATCATGGACGAGATCGGTTTCTGCCGTCGTGACGCTTACGAGTCGCTGGTGAACTCGACCGGCAAACGGGCTGAATCGCAGATGCTGATGATTGGCACGCCTTCGCCGCCGAGCTGGCGGGAGACCTCGCCGATGCTCGATCTGGTGCTGGAGGCCAGGGCGAACCCGCAACCCGACTTGGCTCTTGTCGAGTATGCGGGTGACATCGGACATCCGGTGGACTGCGAGCACTGCTGGGCGCAGGCTAATCCGGGCCTGGATGACCTTGTGAGCCGTCCGCATCTCAAGTCGGTGCTTCCACCCCGGACAAGAGAGTCGGAGTTCCGTAGGGCGCGTCTGGGTGAGTGGGTCGAGCAGGATGACGCATCGCTGCTGCCTGCTGGTTTGTGGGCTGAGCTGGCCACCGGTGAGATCATCCCGGACGGCGCCGATGTGGTGCTGTCCCTGGATGGTTCGTTCAACGGGGATTCCACCGCGTTGCTGGTTACGCAGGTGTCGACCAGCCCGTTGATGAACCTGGGTGGCATCTGGGAGCCGCCCGCCGGCCAGGACGACTACCGGGTCCCGATCCTTGAGGTGGAGGACCGTATCAGGGAGCTGGCCAAGCAGTACAAAGTGATCGAGCTGACCGCCGACCCGTACCGCTGGGCGCGGACGCTGCAGGTGATCGCCGAGGAAGGAATACCGACGACCGAGTTCCCGCAAACGGCGGTGCGGATGACTCCGGCGACCAACGACTTCGTGCAGTCCTGCCTTAACCACGAAGTTAGCCATGACGGGACGCCGGATCTTGCCCGCCATATCGGGAACGCGATTCTGACCGATGACGTGCGAGGGGTCCGAATACGGAAAGAGAACAAGAGTTCGGCCCGCCATATCGACCTGGCTGTGACCGCGATTATGGGCCACTCGCGAGCCACCTGGAAAGCCACGCATAAACCGAAACGCCGACGGGCAATGAGTTTCTAA
- a CDS encoding DUF3631 domain-containing protein yields the protein MFDSDRDPGKEVLPGELPENMRPLARPSRKPVVGWKVLAGVEEHLKRFVIYPGPDELVAHVLWIGHAWLMNCWDSTPRLAFLSPEPGSGKSRALEVTAPLVPNPVHAVNATPAYLFRKVADQDARPTILFDEIDTIFGPKAKDNEELRGLLNAGHRKGAIAGRCVVRGKEVFTEELPAYSAVALAGLDDLPDTIMTRSVVVRMRRRKSSEPKPTPWRGRDAESKPVVELRKQLARWAESVAGDAGQSWPVMPEGVEDRDADVWEALLAVADLAGGVWPERARGAATRMVARSHEKAPSLGVLLLRDTRQAFTDAQVDRLSTDDLLDRLNGMEESPWSGLKGGPLNARGLSFRLGKYQIGPKQIKENSVKYRGYDSRDFADAWDRYLEPRPSGSTDGTDGTPVPEDQGSGTGVPEVPDEKPHGGEQNQDLFPNICAVCGESMIVAEPGQTIHPNCGDAS from the coding sequence ATGTTCGATAGCGATCGAGATCCCGGCAAGGAGGTGTTGCCGGGGGAGTTGCCGGAGAATATGCGGCCGTTGGCGAGACCGAGCCGTAAGCCGGTGGTCGGCTGGAAGGTACTGGCTGGCGTTGAGGAGCATCTGAAGCGGTTCGTGATCTATCCGGGTCCTGACGAGCTGGTGGCGCATGTGTTGTGGATCGGGCATGCCTGGCTGATGAACTGCTGGGACTCGACGCCACGGCTCGCATTCTTGAGCCCTGAGCCTGGTTCGGGGAAGTCGCGTGCTCTGGAGGTCACAGCACCGTTGGTGCCCAACCCCGTGCACGCGGTGAATGCCACCCCGGCGTATCTGTTCCGGAAGGTGGCTGATCAGGATGCGCGGCCGACGATCTTGTTCGATGAGATCGACACGATCTTCGGGCCGAAGGCCAAGGACAACGAAGAGCTGCGCGGTCTGTTGAACGCCGGCCATCGGAAGGGTGCTATCGCCGGTCGCTGCGTGGTGCGCGGCAAGGAAGTCTTTACCGAGGAATTGCCGGCGTATTCTGCGGTTGCCCTTGCTGGGCTCGATGATCTGCCGGACACGATCATGACTCGCTCGGTGGTGGTGCGGATGCGCCGCCGGAAGTCATCGGAGCCGAAGCCAACGCCGTGGCGGGGCAGGGACGCCGAGAGCAAGCCGGTGGTCGAGCTGCGTAAGCAGTTGGCGCGATGGGCTGAGTCTGTTGCCGGTGATGCTGGCCAGTCGTGGCCGGTGATGCCCGAGGGTGTGGAAGACCGGGACGCGGACGTGTGGGAAGCGCTACTGGCGGTGGCTGACCTGGCTGGTGGCGTCTGGCCCGAGCGTGCTCGTGGTGCGGCTACTCGCATGGTGGCCAGGTCTCACGAGAAGGCGCCGTCGTTGGGTGTCCTGCTGCTGCGTGATACCCGGCAAGCATTCACCGATGCGCAGGTTGATCGGCTATCTACCGATGATCTGCTCGATCGCCTAAATGGCATGGAGGAATCCCCGTGGTCTGGGCTGAAAGGTGGTCCGCTTAATGCGCGCGGGCTGTCGTTTCGATTGGGGAAGTATCAGATCGGCCCGAAGCAGATCAAAGAGAACTCGGTCAAGTATCGCGGCTACGACTCACGAGACTTCGCCGATGCATGGGACCGATACCTTGAGCCCCGCCCGTCAGGTTCTACTGACGGTACTGACGGTACTCCGGTACCCGAAGATCAAGGCAGCGGTACCGGAGTACCGGAAGTACCGGATGAAAAACCTCACGGGGGGGAGCAGAACCAAGATCTGTTCCCGAACATCTGCGCGGTCTGTGGCGAGTCCATGATCGTGGCCGAGCCGGGACAGACGATTCACCCGAACTGTGGTGATGCGTCGTGA
- a CDS encoding helix-turn-helix domain-containing protein — protein sequence MTDRLGFKPEFEKLLSTPELAEVTGLPEATIRYWRYMGTGPKSAKLGRRVVYRESDVRQWIDEQFAKGSAA from the coding sequence ATGACTGACAGATTGGGATTCAAACCAGAGTTCGAGAAGTTGCTATCGACGCCGGAGCTTGCCGAGGTTACGGGGTTGCCGGAGGCCACGATTCGATATTGGCGCTATATGGGCACCGGGCCGAAGTCCGCGAAGCTCGGTCGGCGCGTGGTGTATCGCGAATCGGATGTGCGTCAGTGGATCGATGAGCAGTTCGCCAAAGGGAGTGCAGCATGA
- a CDS encoding helix-turn-helix transcriptional regulator gives MYLFGVFVARVLAMGTKDAEIGAAIRRLRELNGITQAELANELGSRGLEGFYPQTITKIEAGQRALKFEEALDIADVLHVTPNALRPQPESSSAKEHRIVQDVHAAISAVHAQKARFQDHAQSLDQAIEEVRRALKRADHAGVALNEELAADAMDTICKQQPEAALGEYRMLASLWGESDDDQHPEEI, from the coding sequence ATGTACTTGTTTGGTGTGTTTGTTGCTAGAGTGCTGGCCATGGGAACGAAAGATGCTGAGATCGGCGCGGCGATCAGACGACTACGCGAGCTAAATGGGATCACTCAAGCCGAGCTGGCTAACGAACTCGGCTCGCGCGGCCTCGAAGGGTTTTATCCCCAAACCATCACAAAGATCGAAGCCGGCCAGCGAGCTTTGAAGTTTGAAGAGGCGCTGGACATAGCCGATGTACTTCATGTCACGCCCAACGCCCTTCGGCCCCAGCCAGAAAGTAGTTCCGCTAAGGAGCACCGAATTGTTCAAGACGTGCACGCTGCGATCTCGGCCGTGCACGCCCAGAAGGCGAGGTTTCAGGATCATGCGCAATCTCTGGACCAAGCAATTGAGGAAGTGCGTCGGGCGCTTAAGCGCGCCGATCACGCAGGAGTTGCTCTTAATGAAGAGCTAGCAGCAGATGCAATGGACACCATTTGCAAACAGCAGCCGGAAGCAGCATTGGGTGAATATCGGATGCTGGCGTCACTTTGGGGGGAATCTGACGATGACCAGCATCCAGAAGAGATCTGA